Within the Deltaproteobacteria bacterium genome, the region CGTGCCGTCGCCGCCGTAGTCCGCAAGGCAGGCGGCGTCTCCGAGGTCGACGCCGTTCAGACGCAGCAGCTCGCCGGCGCGCGCGTGCTCGAGGACGAGCACGCGGTCGCTCTCGCACGCATGGCGCCGCGCGATGCATGCCGCGATCGCGCCGTGATCGTCGAGCGTGAGGCCGAAGTCGGCCCAGCAGCCGTCGGCCGCCTGTTGGTGCCCGAGCCCGCTGGCGTCGAGCATCTCGGTGAGGGAAACCGTCGTCGCGTTGCAGCGCCGAAGGATCCTGCGGGCGAATCGCCGCGTGTCCTCGGCGAGCGCGGCGCGCGTCGCGACGCACGTGGTTTGTGCGTGATTGCGGCACGCGTCGCCGCCGGGATGGATACGAGCGCACCATGCGACGGCGCGAAGGCATCGGCCGAGCCGCGTCAACCGCGTCGTGACCGCGCGTGCGCCCGCTCGGGTGATGGCGCGCGCGCAGAGGTCGAGCCGTGCGAGCGCTTCGGCGCGGACCGGTCGCACGACCGCGCCACTCGCGGCGAACGAGATCAGGAGCGCCAGCGCGATCGTCACACCGCGGCGCGGGGTGAGAAGGGGGACGCGGGGGGACAGCATGGAAACGAGGGAAGGGAGCATCTCCCGTGCCGAGCGCGACCGCGCCGTCCCGCGCGGCGCGCGGTCCGGGCACCAGGGGCAGAAGGGCCCCGGTGACGGAAACTCCCGCAGCGGTGGTCAAAAGTCTGACAACGGGGGGTCGGCTCGCGCCGCGCCTTGACTCGTGGTTCCTTCTGACCGACGCTTCACGCCCGCCATGGGCTCGTACCTCCACGACGTGGCGCGCCGCCTGATCGCGTTCGACACGGTGAGCGCCGGGAGCAACGCGGGCGCCGCGGCGGTGCTCGCCGACGAGCTCGCCCGTCACGGGTTTCGCGTCGCCTGTCAGGAGTACGAGAGCGAGGGCGTGACGAAGGTGAACGTCGTCGCGACGGCCGGACCGCCGGTCGCCGGCGGCCTCATCGTGTCGGGTCACGTCGACGTCGTGCCCTTCGCGAACCAGGCGGGCTGGACGCGCGACCCGCTGGCCTTCACCGTCGACGATGCGCGCGCGTACGGCCGGGGCACGAGCGACATGAAGGGGTTCCTCGCCCAGTGCGTCGCCGCGGCCGCGGTGATCGACCGCGCGCGGCTCGCGCGGCCGCTCGCCTTCGTCTTCACCGCCGACGAGGAGATCGGCTGCGGTGGCGCCCGCCGCCTCGTCCCCGCGCTTCCCGCACTCCTCGCCGGCGTGCCGCTTCCGACCCTCGCGTGGATCGGCGAGCCGACGGCGTGGCGCGTGTACCACACCCACAAGGGCATCGTCGTCTTCACGATCACGGCGCACGGCGTGGCCGGGCACAGCAGCCTTCCGGAGCGCGGTCAGAACGCGATCGCCGTCATGGCGCGGGCGATCGCGGTGATCGGCGCGTACCAGGCCGAGCTGCGCGCGGCGGCTCCGCGCGCAAGCGCCGCCGACTTCCCGGAATGCCCGTACACGCCGCTGAATCTCGGCGGCGTGCGCGGCGGCAGCGCCGACAACATGATTGCCGATCGCTGCACGCTGACCGTGAGCTACCGGCCGTTGCCCGACGAGGATCCGCTCGCGGTGCATCGGGAGGTCGCGCGCCGGCTCGCGGCGGCCGATCTCCGCGACCCGGGATCGCCCGAGGCGCCGGCGCGCGTGGACGTTGGCGCGGCGTCGGTCGTCGCGGGCATGCGCTCGCCGCGCGCCACGCCGCTCGCGGCGGCGCTCGCGGACGCGCTCGGTCCCCGCAGCGCGGGCGGCGCGGGGGGCGCGCCCTTCGCGACCGACGGCGGCGAGTTCGCGCGGGGTGGCGTCGCGAGCCTCGTCTGCGGTCCGGGCGAGCTCGGGCAGGCGCACCAGCCGAACGAGAGCATCGCCCGCGCCGCCTTCGAGGAAGGAGTGGAAGTGATCGGCCGCGTCGTCGCCCGGCTCTGCGTCGGCTGAACGGGGGTTTTGACTAGCGCTGCGGACGCGAGCAAAACGAAACGACCACCGCCCCTGCCGCCACTCCGCTCTTCTATAGAGAATGCGCGGCCCAGGAAGGACCCATGAGCAAGATCTACGACGCCCTCCAGCATCTCGAGGCCCAGAGGAAAGCGATGGAAAGCGGTCAGGCCCCCGATCTCGGGGCGAATCCACTCGACCTGCAGGAGCGGCCGACGCCGGCGTCCGCGCCGCGTCCCGGCAGCACCGCCCAGAGCCTGCTCGAGCACGCCGGTGCCGTGATGCGCTTCGAGTCCGAGCTGCACCGCCGCATGGGCGAAGCGGGTTTCAACGGCCTGCACGGCCTGTTCGCGCTCGCCGAGCAGCTCGAGCGCGCGCTCGCGACCGTGTCGCGGCACGAGCTCGACGGCGCCGAAAGCGACCTCGAGCGCGTCGCCGACCGCATCCGTGGGATGCAGCACGACCTCCGCCAGCTGAAGGCGGTGAAGACGGACTTCGAAGGACTGCGCTGAGCGGAGCGCGGCGCGCGGCGTTCCGGGCTCCGGCCGCTACGCCGCGCTCTTCGTGCGCGTCGCTGCGGCGATCTCGCCGAGCAGCGTCTCCGTCTCGTCCCACCCGATGCACGCGTCGGTGATCGACACGCCGTAGCGGAGATCGGTGCCGGCGACCCAGTCCTGCCGGCCGGGCTCGAGATTGCTCTCGACCAGCAGGCCCATCACGGCGCCGTTGCTCGTGCCGAGATGCGCGAGCACCTCGCGGCAGACGATCGGCTGGCGCGTGTAGTCCTTGCTCGAGTTGCCGTGCGAGCAGTCGATCATGACCGGTCGCGCGAGCCCCTCGCCCGCCACCATCTCGGCCGCGCGCGCGACGTCGGCCGCGCTGTAGTTCGGGCCGCCGCCGCCGCCGCGCAACACGACGTGGCGGTCGGGGTTGCCGCCCGTCTTGATCATCGCGGTGGCGCCGTCGGCGCCGATGCCGAGGAAGGTGTGCGGGTGGCGCGCCGAGATCATCGCGTGGAGCGCCACCTGCAAGCCGCCGTCGGTCGAGTTCTTGAAGCCGATCGGCATCGAGAGGCCGCTCGCCATCTCGCGGTGGGTCTGACTCTCGATGGTGCGGGCGCCGATCGAAGCCCAGCTGAGGAGATCCGAGATGTACTGCGGCGTGATGGGATCGAGGACCTCGCCGCCGCACGGCAGCCCGAGCTCGTTGATCTCGAGGAGGGTCTTGCGGGCGAGCTGCAGGCCGGTCGCGATGTCGCACGAGCCGTCGAGGTGCGGGTCGTTGATGAGGCCCTTCCAGCCGATCGTCGTGCGCGGCTTCTCGAAGTAGGTGCGCATGACGACGATCAGGCGGTCGCGGGTGGCCCTCGCGACCTCGAGCAGCCGGTGCGCGTAGTCGTGCGCCGCGTCGGGGTCGTGGATGGAGCAGGGGCCCACGACGACCACCAGGCGGTCGCGATCGCGTCCGTGCAGGACGTCGCGAATCGCGCGCCGGGTCTCCAGCACGAGGTCCGCGGCGCGCTTCGTGAGCGGCTGCGCCGCCTTCACGGCGCGCGGCGAGATGAGCGGCATGATGTCCTCCACGTTCCGGTCTTCGATTTTCTCGATCACGACGTGCTCCTTTGTCTTCCCCGGCTCGTGGTCCCCAAAAAACGAAGGCCCCGAGATCGCTCCCGGGGCCTTCGGATTCTGCGGAATGGTCTCTCGTCTAGCCGTTCACGCAGCCGCCTGCCCCGAGGTCGGGCCAAGTAAAGTACGCAAAATAGGCGGCGGCGAACGTCGACATGTGAAGGCTCCCTATACCGGCGGCGGGGGCCAGGTCAAAGGCGCCGGCGCTCAGACCACGTCGGCCGCGGCGAAGAACTCCATCCGACGTGCCGTACGGCGCGGGGTTACGGCGCGATGACGCGGCTTCGGATCACGTCGCGCACCTTCACGTCGGACACGATGCGGACCTGACCGGACTCGCGCGTGGCTGCGAGTACTCGAATGCTGTCGCGGCCCCGAGGTTTGCCGTAAGACGGGACGATGTGGGGCGGAGGAGGGCCGGGACGCGCGGATGCCGAGCGCGCCGGGCTCGTCTTCGCGGGGCTCTGCGCCGTGAACGGCGCGTTCGTGCCGGCCGTCGCCCGGCTGACGAGCGTCCAGGTCGATCCGCTCCTCGTCGCGACCGTGTCGAGCCTTTTCGCCGGCGCCTTCGCGCTCGCCGTGCTCGGGGCGCGCGGCGAGCTCGGCGTGCTGTTCGCGCCTGGCAAGGCGCCGCGGTTCGCGCTGGTCGGCTTGCTCGGCACGGCGCTCGCGTTCGTCCTCTTCTACGCGGGGGCGCGGCGGACGAGCGCGATCGAGGCGGCGCTCGGCTTGCAAGTCGAGCCGATCTATTCGCTCTTCGGCGCCTGGCTCGGGCTCGGTCATCGGCCGACGCTGCGGCGCGTGCTCGCGCTCGGCGTCCTGCTCGCGGGCCTCGCGCTCGCCCTCGGCGCGCACGAGCTGTCCACCTCGAGCGGCGTCTGGCTGATCCTCCTGACGCCGCTCTGCTGGCAGCTCTCGCACCTCGTCGTGCTGCGCGGGCTCCGGGGCGTCGACGGCGTGACGCCGTCGGTGCTGACGGGGGCGCGCTACGTGTACGGGGGAGCGATCCTCACGGTCGCCTGGCTCGCGTTCGGCCGCGGCGACGACGCGCTCGCGGCGCTCGGTCCGAGCCTGGCGCTCCTCGCGTTCCAGGGGATCGTGCTCTCCTATCTCGGCACGATCGTCTGGTACGCCGCCATCGTCCGCCTCGACCTCGCGCGCACGACCGCGATCGTCGTGCCGTCGATTCCGGTGTTGTCGCTCGCGGCGTCGTTCGCCCTGCTCGGCGAGGTCCCGACGCTGCGGCAGGCGCTCGGCATGGCGCTCACGGCGGCCGGCGTGCTCGCCTTCGTCACCGCGCCGCACGCGGAGCCGGCGCGGCGCCGCGTCCCGACGCTGACGCTGCGCGCGCACTGATGGTCCGCCGCGCGCTCCGGCGTTCTTACTCCACCCGCTCGAGCGGCAGCACCAGCCGCGACGGACCCGGCAGCCCCGCCGACGAGTTCAAGGCGGCGGCGCGCGTCTGCGGCGTGCAGAAGACCGCGACGTAGGTCGGGCGCGTCGGGTCGCAGCGGCCCGTCGCGGTGATCGTCTCGCCGAAGCACGGACGCTCGGCGAGACGGCACTCGCCGCTCCCCGGCGCGACGGCGTCGCAGTCCTCGCGGCCGGTGCCGGGACGACAGTCGCGATACGGCGCGGTGCTGCACGCGCCGTCGACGGGCCCTTCGGGGCAGCGTCCGTCGGCGGCGCAGCGGTCACCGACGCAGGGGTTCGCCTGCACCTGGGCGGGACAGAAGCAGCGGGGCGCGTCCTTGCCGGTGCTCACCTTGCAGACGAGCGTCGCGGCGAGCGCGGCCGTGCCGGTCGTGAGGGGGGCGAGGTCGATCGTGAGGTCGCCGGCGCTCTTGGCCGACGCGGGCTCGCAATCGTTCGAGGTCGCGCCGAAGTCGGAGCTCGCGCCTTGCGCGTCGCACGGCTGGCCGTCGGCCCGCCCGCCCTGGCACCGCCCGTCGCGCTTGCCGTCGTTCGGCATCCCGTCGCCGCGGCAGGCGGGGCAGGGGCGGGCAACCTCGTCGCCCGTGTAGATGGCGGAGGCGAGATGGAGCAGGAGCTCGCCGCATCCGGTCTGCGGATCGACGCTGCCGCCCACGCCCGTCCGCAGGCGATTCACCACGCACGCCGGGACGCCGCCCGACGAGAGCGGGATCGGCGCGCCGAAGGAGTCGCCGCGCCTGCCGCCGACGGCGGCGCAGCGCGGCCCGCCGGCGCCGCAGTCGAGCGCGAACGCGAGGCGTTGCTCGCTCGGCCACGGCTCGTCGTGCGCGATGCCGGTCCAGCCGAGGTCGGCGCGCGCCTCCGGGCGGATGCGATAGGCGACCGGCACGGGTCCCGGAGCGGCCGCGCCGGCCCCCGGCGCCGCTGCTGCCCCGGCCCTCGGTGTCGCCGCCGCGCCGGCCGCCGGGGTCCCGGCCGGATGCGGTTCCGCCCCGCGCCCCTCGTGCGCCCGCCCCGGCGTCGCGGCGACGCTCGCGAGCAGGAGCGCCGCGAAGGCGGCGCGACAACGACACCGCATCAGATGAACTCGAAGCGGCCGGCCGCGACCAGGCGTTCGGCGAGCCGGGTCTTGGTGTCGATCGTGCGGAGCGGGATGAACGGGGTGAAGGCGCGGACCGTCTCCAGGTGCCGCTCCAGCTCCTCGCCCTCGAGCTCGTTGCAGAGGAGGCGCGCGGCGTGCGCGGCGACGCGCTGGTTCGCCGACGCGACGAACACGTAGGTCATGGCGAGCTCGGCGGTCGCGTCGGCGTCGGGTCGGATCCGCATCTGCTCGAGAACGCGCGCCGTCACGCTCTCCATCGCGTAGACGTCGATGATCATGTCGGCGAGGAGCATCAGGTGCTGCTGTTTCGCCGCGAGGTCGGCGAGGCCGCGCTGCATGATGACCTGCACCGAGTAGGCGACCACGCGCTTCGCCATCTCGCAGGCCTGCGCCTCCTGGCCGAGAGGGCCCAGTGTACAGAGCGGCCGCCGCCCGACGTCGTCGATCTCCTCCTGCACCTTCTGGAGGAACCCGAGATACGGCAGGCCGCCCTTGGCGACGCGCTTCATCAGCGTCGCCGGGATGATGAGACGGTTGATCTCGTTCGTGCCCTCGAAGATGCGGTTGATGCGCGCGTCGCGATAGTGGCGCTCGATCGGGTACTCGTCGATGAAGCCGTAGCCGCCGAGCGTCTGGAGCGCCTCGTCAGCGACGAAGTCGAGACACTCGGTGCCGAAGACTTTGATGATGGAGCACTCGATCGAGTATTCGTCGAGCACGTCGACGACCTGGCGCTGGTAGTCGGACGCGCTCTCGTCGAGGGCGCGCGTCGCGTCGTCCATCAGACCGGCGGTGCGGTACGACATCGCGTCGGCGACGAAGATGCGGGTCGCCATGTCGGCGAGCTTCTGCTGAATGGCGCCGAAGGACGCGATCGGCTTCCCGAACTGCGTGCGCTCGGAGGCGTAGCGGATCGCGCCGTCGAGGCACTCGCGCGCCGCGCCGGCGGCGCCGCAGCCGAGCTTGAAGCGCCCGACGTTCAGGATGTTGAAGGCGATCTTGTGGCCGCGGCCGATCTCGCCGAGGAGGTTCGCGGCCGGAACCCGCGCGTCTTCGAGGATGAGCTGGCGCGTCGACGAGCCCTTGATGCCGAGCTTCTGCTCCTCGGGGCCCGTCGAGAGGCCGGGGGTCGCGCGCTCGACCAGGAACGCGGTGAACTTGTCGCCGTCGATCTTCGCGAAGACGGTGAAGAGATCGGCGAAGCCGGCGTTGGTGATGAACTGCTTCACGCCGTTCAGGACGTAGTGGGAGCCGTCGGGGGTGAGCACGGCGGTCGTGCGGGCGCCGGTCGCGTCGCTGCCCGACCCGGGCTCGGTGAGCGCGTAGGCGGCGAGCATCTCGCCGGTCGCGAGCTTCGGGAGGTAGCGCGCTTTCTGCTCGCCGGTGCCGTAGTAGACGAGCGGCAGGGTCCCGATACCGGTGTGGGCGCCCCAGGAGACGCTGAACGATGCGCACTTCGCGGCGCGCTCGGAGACCAGCATCGACGTCGCCTTGTCGAGCCCGAGCCCGCCGTCGCGCTCGGGGATGTCGATCATGAGGAGGCCGAGCTCGCCGGCGCGCTTCAAGAGCCGGGGCATGAGCCCTTCTTCCTTGCGCTCGATCGCGTCGAGCCGCGGCAGGATCTCCTTGGTGACGAACTCCTCGGCGGTCTCCGCGTAGGCGAGCTGCTCCTCGGTGAACTCGCCCGTGATGAAGATGTCGCGGCTGCCGATCGGCTCGATCAGAAAGGCGCCGCCGCGGGGGTTGCCGGGGAGGCGGACGACCTCCGGGGACGGACTCTCGCTCGTGGGTTCCATCGCTGCCTCCGGTCGCCGTTCAGGCGCGGCTCAGACGTTCGATCTCCTTCCACTCCGCGGCCGCGACCGGCATCGCCGAGAGCCGCGGCAGGCGCACCAACGGAAAGTCCTTCAACGACGGACGCTGCTTCAGCTCGGCGAGCGTCACGGGGCGCGCCAGGCGCTCCACGGGCGCGAGGTCGACGACCGCGGCCTTCGCGTCCTTCTGCTTCGGGTCGGGATAGCCGTCCGAGAGCGCCTTCGCGATCCCGATCACCGCCTTCTCGTCGCCCGTGTGGTAGATCAGTACCTGGTCGCCGCGCTTCACCGCCGCGATGTGCTTGCGTGCGACGGGGTTCTTCACGCCGTCCCAGACGGTCTTCCGATCGCGCTCCAGCTGGCCGTACGCGTACGCGCTCGGTTCGGTCTTGAAGAGCCAGATGCTCGCCACTTGGGGCACCTCCCGTGGCTGCCTAAACACGCGCGACGTGGACCGTCAATTCGCGCGCCTGTCAGATTTCGGCAGTTGTACCTATTGGTGCATCAGATTAGTGTCACATCATGGGCACCAAACGACGGACCGTGGTGAATGCCGAGCCCCGCCAGATCGAGCGGGCGATGCGGCTCGTGAAGCAGGGGCGGTATCGGACCTTGTCGGAGTTCGTCCGCGAGGCGGTCGACGAAAAGCTCGCAAGGATCGACGACGCGCTGCTCGAGGACGAGGTGGCGCGATATTGCGCCGCCGGCCACGCCGACGAGGACGTCGATCTCGTGGTGGGCCAGCGCTTCGACGAGGGCGAGCATTCCCGTCGGCGCCCGCCGGCAAGGAAAGCTCCGCGTGCGGCGCGGTGACGTGTGGTGGGGAGCGCCGCCGCTCCCCGGTGGATCGCGCAAGCGGCGGCCCTTTCTCGTCGTCTCGCTCGACGCGTTCAACCGCAACGAGCTCTACCCCAAGGTGATGGTCGTCCATCTGACGACGACCCAGCGCTCGGGTGATCCGTTCCAGTGGGAGGTCGAGGTGCCGCGCGGCGTCGCCGGGTTGCAAGCGGCGAGCACGGTGAAGTGCAACGAGGTCTACACCCTGCGGAAGGCGCACCTCGAGACGCCGGTGGGCACGTTGCCGCGGTCGTACCTCGAGCGTGTCGATCGCGCGCTCGGCGTGGCGCTCGGCATCGGCGCGCCGCGCTGAGGCGACGTCGCCGACGAACTTCAGGATCGCGCGCGCCGGGCGACCGCCGCCGACTGCGACCCCCGCGTCAACTCGCGAAGCGCCCCTGCGCGCGGAACGCGTCCATGATCGGCCCGTAGTCGGCCGGCTGCCGGTCGTACTCCAGGCGTCCCGCCGCGCGCCCGATCCACGGCTGCGCGCTGCGCGTCCAGATATCGGCGACGGGCTCGAGCCAGCTCGTGTCGTCGAGCGTGCCGCCGCGGATGCTCAACACACCGTTCGACGGCCGCGCCCCGTGCCCGATGCGGCTCCCGCACGCGCCGCAGAAGGAGCCCCAGCGCGTGTTGCCGGCCTCGGACGTCCACTCGACGACCCGGGGCTCGCCCGCGACCACGCGGAACGCCGCCTCGAGGACGGTGATCGGCGTCGAGAATGCGCCGCCGCCGATCTTCTGGCAGTTCGTGCAGTGGCAGTTGTAGACCATGAGCGGCGCCATCGTGATCTCGTAGCGCAGCGCCCCGCATTGACACCCGCCGGTGAGCGGTAGTGCGACCATCGTGCCGACCTCCCCCGGTGTCGGTAGCGCATCGGCCGAGCGCACGCGAGGCGCGCGGCCCCCGCGACTACAGGAGCTCGCGGACCTTCTGGTAGCCGTGGCGCAGCTCGTCGACGGCGAGCTGCAGCGCGGCCCCGACCTCCACCGCCGCCTTGCCGGCCTCTTCGCCGATGACGCCGAGCTTCGCCCGGACGTGCTCCCACTCGTGCTCCAGGCGCTCGAACTCGTCCCGGGCGTCGGCCTTGGCGAGGTGCATACGGACACGGATCTCGTCGCGCTGCTGTTTCAGATCCTCGACGATCGCACCGAGATCGAAGCGCTTCTCCGTCATGATCGTCACCTCCCTTCGTCAAGAAGAGGTGGTGCAAGCGGCTCGCCAACGCGACGCGTCGCGGAATCGCGACGTTGCGCCGCGCACCGCTCCGGCCTTTCCCGATCGCGGGAAATGCCCGCCATCCGTTTCCGCCCCGCTGCGAACGACCCGGGATCGGCTCTTCAGGGCGTCAGGGCGCCGAGCTCTTGGCCGCGGGGAGTCTGGCCGATCAGCAGTTGATCGACGCGGCAAGCGTGATGCGCGGCGACGCAGCTCGCGACGCCGGCGATCGAGTCGGCGGGCGTATCGAGCGCGGCGCACTCCGCGCTCCGCGCGTCGAAGCCGACGCCGTTCGCAGCCGCGAGATCCGCCAGGGCAGGACAGCTCTTCGTGAGCGCGGCGTGCAGCTTCGCCGCGGCCCCGGTGATCTTGACGGCGAGCTTCGCGCACTTCGCCTCCGCCTTCGCGCGACAGGCGGCATCGTTCCCCTTCGGCTGCACGCACTGGAAGACGCCGTCGGCGCACTTCTGCCCGGCCTTGAGGCGGGTCGCGCCGTAGGCGGCGGCGGCCTTGGCGAGCGCCTTCTGGCACTTGAGGACGGGTTTTGCGTCGCCGGCCGCGCCGCCGGGGCCGACCGCCGGGAGGCACGGCGTTTCGAGCGACGCGTCGCGGCCGGTCGCGACGAGGAGCGCGCGCGCGCGCGGGATCTCCGTGCCGACGAGCGCTTCGGCGCGGCACGCGTGGTGCGCGACGAGACAGGTCGCGACGCCGTCCGCGTCCGCGAGCGACGCGCCGAAGGCGGCGCAGCGGGCGTCCTCGCTCGCGAATCCGAGCCCGGCCGCCGCACCGAGGTCGGCGGCCGCGAGCGGCGGATCGCCGCAGCTCTTCGCGACGGCGGCCCGGACCTTGGTGATCGCCGCCTGGCGCGCGCGCTCGGCCTTGGCGCAGGCGGCGCCCGCTTTCGCGAGACACGCCGGATCGCCGCCGGCCTGCACGCACGCGAATGCCTTCTGGAGGCACGCCGACAGGGCCTTCACGCGCTTGGTCGCGAAATCCGTTCCGAGCTTGCCGAGCTTCTTCTGGCACTTGAAAGCCGTCTTCGCGGCGTCGCCGGCGAGCCCGGCGCCCGCGCCGTCCGCGTACGACGGACAGTCGGGGTCGGTGCGGTCGACGGCGCCGTCGAAGTCGTTGTCGAGGCAGTCGTCGCAGCGATCGGGCGCTTCGGGCGCCGGGGTGCGGGTCGCGAGTGGCGTCGGCGTACCGGCGGCCGTCGTGGTGGCGCTCGGCGTCGCGCCGCCGCCGGACGTGGCCGTCGGCGTCGGTCCGGGTGCCGGATCATCGGTCGCGAAGAGCTCGAGGAGGTCGGCGCTCTCCTGGTCGGCGAGGTAGACGATCGTCTGACCGTCGGGCGTGAAGACCGCGCCGCGGGCGACGTCGCCGTTCGGGGCGAGATTCGGATGGACCTTCTGGGGACCGCCGCTCGCGAGGCCCGTACTGAAGAGCTCGTTCACGCCGTCGGTGTCCTGGTCGGCGAGGTAGATGACGGTGACGCCGTCGGGACTGACGGTGAACCCCGCGGGATCGACGTCGCCGCTCGCGGGCATCGGGTTCTTGCTGAGCCTCACGGCCGTGCCGCCGTTCTCGGGGATGCTGTAGAGCTCGATGACTCCCGCCGCGTCGAGCTCGGCGGCGAAGACGACGCGGGCGCTCGCGGCATCGAACGCGAAGTGGTCCCAGGCGCCGAGGCCCGCGAGCACGGGTGGCGTGAGCTCCGTGTCGTCGCCCCCCGCGAGGCTCACGGTGAAGAGCCGATACTTGCCGCCGCCGAACGCGCGATAGGCGAAGGACTGTCCGTTCGGGCTCATCGCGTAGTCCGAGACGACGACGTTCTGGCCGACGCCGCTCACCGGCTGCTCGCTCGTGCTGCCGTCCACGGGCACGCGGTAGAGGCGGAAGGCGGGGTAGGTGCCGGCGGTGAAGACGGCGTAGGTTCCATCGGGCGTCAGGCGGAAGTCGGGGAAGTAGATCGCGAGCGGGCCGGCGAGCTTGGTCGGCGCGGCCTGGGCGATGGGCGTCGCCCAGAGCTCGTATTGCTGCGGATTCATCGCGTTCGGACGCGAGAAGAAGAGGACCGTCGTGCCGTCCGGCGT harbors:
- a CDS encoding M20/M25/M40 family metallo-hydrolase — encoded protein: MVPSDRRFTPAMGSYLHDVARRLIAFDTVSAGSNAGAAAVLADELARHGFRVACQEYESEGVTKVNVVATAGPPVAGGLIVSGHVDVVPFANQAGWTRDPLAFTVDDARAYGRGTSDMKGFLAQCVAAAAVIDRARLARPLAFVFTADEEIGCGGARRLVPALPALLAGVPLPTLAWIGEPTAWRVYHTHKGIVVFTITAHGVAGHSSLPERGQNAIAVMARAIAVIGAYQAELRAAAPRASAADFPECPYTPLNLGGVRGGSADNMIADRCTLTVSYRPLPDEDPLAVHREVARRLAAADLRDPGSPEAPARVDVGAASVVAGMRSPRATPLAAALADALGPRSAGGAGGAPFATDGGEFARGGVASLVCGPGELGQAHQPNESIARAAFEEGVEVIGRVVARLCVG
- a CDS encoding 3-deoxy-7-phosphoheptulonate synthase, translating into MIEKIEDRNVEDIMPLISPRAVKAAQPLTKRAADLVLETRRAIRDVLHGRDRDRLVVVVGPCSIHDPDAAHDYAHRLLEVARATRDRLIVVMRTYFEKPRTTIGWKGLINDPHLDGSCDIATGLQLARKTLLEINELGLPCGGEVLDPITPQYISDLLSWASIGARTIESQTHREMASGLSMPIGFKNSTDGGLQVALHAMISARHPHTFLGIGADGATAMIKTGGNPDRHVVLRGGGGGPNYSAADVARAAEMVAGEGLARPVMIDCSHGNSSKDYTRQPIVCREVLAHLGTSNGAVMGLLVESNLEPGRQDWVAGTDLRYGVSITDACIGWDETETLLGEIAAATRTKSAA
- a CDS encoding acyl-CoA dehydrogenase family protein, producing the protein MEPTSESPSPEVVRLPGNPRGGAFLIEPIGSRDIFITGEFTEEQLAYAETAEEFVTKEILPRLDAIERKEEGLMPRLLKRAGELGLLMIDIPERDGGLGLDKATSMLVSERAAKCASFSVSWGAHTGIGTLPLVYYGTGEQKARYLPKLATGEMLAAYALTEPGSGSDATGARTTAVLTPDGSHYVLNGVKQFITNAGFADLFTVFAKIDGDKFTAFLVERATPGLSTGPEEQKLGIKGSSTRQLILEDARVPAANLLGEIGRGHKIAFNILNVGRFKLGCGAAGAARECLDGAIRYASERTQFGKPIASFGAIQQKLADMATRIFVADAMSYRTAGLMDDATRALDESASDYQRQVVDVLDEYSIECSIIKVFGTECLDFVADEALQTLGGYGFIDEYPIERHYRDARINRIFEGTNEINRLIIPATLMKRVAKGGLPYLGFLQKVQEEIDDVGRRPLCTLGPLGQEAQACEMAKRVVAYSVQVIMQRGLADLAAKQQHLMLLADMIIDVYAMESVTARVLEQMRIRPDADATAELAMTYVFVASANQRVAAHAARLLCNELEGEELERHLETVRAFTPFIPLRTIDTKTRLAERLVAAGRFEFI
- a CDS encoding DMT family transporter, which translates into the protein MWGGGGPGRADAERAGLVFAGLCAVNGAFVPAVARLTSVQVDPLLVATVSSLFAGAFALAVLGARGELGVLFAPGKAPRFALVGLLGTALAFVLFYAGARRTSAIEAALGLQVEPIYSLFGAWLGLGHRPTLRRVLALGVLLAGLALALGAHELSTSSGVWLILLTPLCWQLSHLVVLRGLRGVDGVTPSVLTGARYVYGGAILTVAWLAFGRGDDALAALGPSLALLAFQGIVLSYLGTIVWYAAIVRLDLARTTAIVVPSIPVLSLAASFALLGEVPTLRQALGMALTAAGVLAFVTAPHAEPARRRVPTLTLRAH
- a CDS encoding EVE domain-containing protein, which translates into the protein MASIWLFKTEPSAYAYGQLERDRKTVWDGVKNPVARKHIAAVKRGDQVLIYHTGDEKAVIGIAKALSDGYPDPKQKDAKAAVVDLAPVERLARPVTLAELKQRPSLKDFPLVRLPRLSAMPVAAAEWKEIERLSRA
- a CDS encoding type II toxin-antitoxin system PemK/MazF family toxin, whose amino-acid sequence is MRRGDVWWGAPPLPGGSRKRRPFLVVSLDAFNRNELYPKVMVVHLTTTQRSGDPFQWEVEVPRGVAGLQAASTVKCNEVYTLRKAHLETPVGTLPRSYLERVDRALGVALGIGAPR
- a CDS encoding GFA family protein, whose protein sequence is MVALPLTGGCQCGALRYEITMAPLMVYNCHCTNCQKIGGGAFSTPITVLEAAFRVVAGEPRVVEWTSEAGNTRWGSFCGACGSRIGHGARPSNGVLSIRGGTLDDTSWLEPVADIWTRSAQPWIGRAAGRLEYDRQPADYGPIMDAFRAQGRFAS